In one Bacillus thuringiensis genomic region, the following are encoded:
- a CDS encoding isochorismate synthase translates to MIQTKQIGLQEVLSAAIKRATDEKILVSFVKQIDWMDPLLFYAAGKRIAFENRCYFADPAQHVIFAGIGSVFTIATASHKRFQTARDEWDKVKEKAFVQREKYEFGTGPLLFGGFSFDQEKEKTDLWKEFDDTTFSLPAFLLTVKNEKAWLTMNTFVSATDCAETLYNEIVSLEEKIFEKSKCALQGSKLTVTSKVEVDPKGWMKAIEKVQDEMKQGNVQKVVLARELKVEMDHHIDSALVLEALRIGQPDCYVFSFDYKGACFLGATPERLIRKEDEKFTSMCLAGSTGHGQSIEESKRNSDALLHDEKNLAEHGYVVNMIRSVLNEHCEYVNIPESPGLLTTKNLIHLYTPVEAKGDASLLTMVEELHPTPALGGTPRLEAMKLIRDVELLDRGLYGAPIGWIDDEGNGEFAVALRCGLLNGEKASLFAGCGIVIDSVPQLEYEETSLKFRPMLGALEELMK, encoded by the coding sequence GTGATTCAAACGAAACAAATAGGCTTGCAAGAAGTTCTAAGTGCGGCCATTAAGCGTGCAACTGATGAAAAAATATTGGTGAGCTTCGTAAAACAAATAGACTGGATGGATCCGCTTCTGTTTTATGCAGCAGGAAAAAGGATTGCATTCGAAAATAGATGTTATTTTGCAGACCCAGCTCAGCATGTAATATTTGCTGGAATTGGTTCTGTTTTCACTATAGCAACTGCTTCTCACAAACGCTTTCAAACTGCTCGTGACGAGTGGGATAAAGTAAAAGAGAAAGCATTTGTACAAAGGGAAAAATACGAATTTGGAACAGGTCCTCTTTTATTTGGCGGGTTTTCATTTGACCAAGAAAAAGAGAAAACAGATTTATGGAAAGAATTTGATGATACGACATTTTCACTACCAGCATTTTTATTAACTGTAAAAAATGAAAAAGCATGGTTAACAATGAATACATTCGTTTCAGCAACAGATTGTGCAGAAACTCTTTATAACGAAATTGTTTCTTTAGAAGAGAAAATTTTTGAGAAGAGTAAATGTGCACTACAAGGATCGAAATTAACAGTTACTTCTAAAGTAGAAGTGGATCCGAAAGGCTGGATGAAGGCTATTGAGAAAGTGCAAGATGAGATGAAGCAGGGGAACGTGCAGAAGGTTGTATTAGCGAGGGAGCTAAAAGTAGAGATGGATCATCATATTGATTCTGCGCTTGTTTTAGAAGCACTTCGCATTGGGCAACCGGATTGTTACGTATTTTCTTTTGATTATAAAGGAGCATGCTTCTTAGGAGCGACGCCAGAGAGATTAATTCGCAAAGAAGATGAGAAGTTTACTTCAATGTGTCTTGCTGGTTCAACTGGTCATGGTCAATCTATAGAAGAAAGTAAGCGAAATAGTGATGCGCTTCTTCATGATGAAAAGAATTTAGCTGAACACGGTTATGTTGTGAACATGATCAGGTCGGTATTAAATGAGCACTGCGAATACGTTAATATTCCAGAAAGTCCAGGTTTATTAACAACGAAAAATTTAATTCATTTATATACGCCTGTAGAGGCAAAAGGCGATGCGAGTCTTTTAACGATGGTAGAAGAATTACATCCAACACCAGCTCTTGGCGGGACACCTCGTTTAGAAGCGATGAAATTAATTCGTGATGTTGAATTGCTAGATAGAGGATTATATGGTGCACCGATTGGCTGGATAGATGATGAAGGAAATGGTGAATTTGCGGTTGCACTTCGCTGCGGATTATTAAATGGCGAGAAGGCATCCTTATTTGCCGGTTGCGGGATTGTAATTGATTCAGTACCGCAACTTGAATATGAAGAAACAAGTTTGAAGTTTAGACCGATGCTTGGTGCTTTGGAGGAATTAATGAAATGA
- a CDS encoding 1,4-dihydroxy-2-naphthoate polyprenyltransferase yields MEMNVKTNSSPTAPKPSKQTGWRIWWSLLRPHTLTAAFVPVFIGTAYAMQVGGINQIHLPLFLIMLLACLLIQAATNMFNEYFDYKRGLDHEGSVGIGGAIVRDGIQPKTVLNLAFGFFGIAILLGVYICMNSSWWLAAIGLVCMAVAYLYTGGPLPIAYTPFGELTAGLFMGVIIIGISFFIQTGAVTSEVILLSIPSSILIGAILLANNIRDLDDDKENGRKTLAILVGRERAVGVLASMFIVSYIWTIALIIVGIVSPWMLIVFLSAPKAFKATKGFIGKSIPMEMVPAMIATAKTNTIFGLLMGIGLLLGYFL; encoded by the coding sequence ATGGAAATGAACGTCAAAACGAATTCCTCTCCTACGGCGCCAAAGCCAAGTAAGCAAACAGGCTGGCGCATTTGGTGGAGTTTACTACGTCCCCATACATTAACAGCAGCTTTCGTTCCTGTTTTCATCGGAACAGCCTATGCAATGCAGGTCGGAGGTATAAATCAAATACATCTCCCTCTTTTCCTTATAATGCTTCTTGCTTGTCTTCTCATTCAGGCAGCAACAAACATGTTTAATGAATACTTTGATTATAAAAGAGGGCTCGATCACGAAGGTTCAGTCGGTATCGGCGGCGCTATCGTTCGCGATGGCATTCAGCCAAAAACAGTGCTTAACTTAGCATTTGGATTTTTCGGCATCGCAATACTATTAGGTGTTTATATTTGTATGAATTCTAGCTGGTGGCTTGCTGCAATCGGTCTTGTTTGTATGGCCGTTGCTTACCTTTATACAGGCGGCCCACTTCCCATTGCGTATACACCATTTGGAGAGTTAACAGCCGGATTGTTTATGGGTGTCATTATTATCGGGATTTCATTCTTTATTCAAACTGGGGCTGTAACATCGGAAGTCATTTTACTATCTATTCCAAGCTCCATTTTAATTGGTGCCATTTTACTAGCGAATAACATCCGTGACTTAGATGACGATAAAGAAAACGGTCGTAAAACGTTAGCCATTCTCGTTGGACGTGAAAGAGCCGTTGGTGTACTCGCTTCTATGTTCATCGTTTCCTATATTTGGACAATTGCTTTAATTATCGTGGGCATCGTATCACCATGGATGCTTATCGTATTTTTAAGTGCACCGAAAGCATTTAAAGCGACGAAAGGCTTTATCGGCAAAAGCATTCCAATGGAAATGGTACCTGCGATGATAGCAACAGCAAAAACAAACACAATCTTCGGTCTCCTCATGGGAATCGGATTATTACTTGGATATTTCCTTTAA
- a CDS encoding yteA family sporulation protein, translating to MLTPQQINQFKSVLEKQKQELEQTIQTHENEDRASERDSVGELSSYDNHPADMATELYEREKDFGLIELWHKQLADTKHALQKIEAGTYGICEVSGEEIPFERLEAMPTATTCIQHATNKLNMNTRPVEEEVLSPSFHKHDEDHSVEYDAEDAWQDVANYGTSETPSDLERQDSKNYNGMYVNSEENVGYVEDFENFIGTDMYGKNPQVFATEEHEEYEQMLDDFEERTFKGELSSNESSSKE from the coding sequence ATGTTAACTCCACAACAAATAAATCAATTTAAATCTGTTTTAGAAAAGCAAAAACAAGAACTAGAGCAAACGATACAAACACATGAAAATGAAGATCGTGCATCTGAACGTGATTCCGTTGGGGAATTATCTAGCTACGATAATCATCCAGCTGATATGGCAACAGAGCTATATGAACGTGAAAAAGACTTCGGGCTTATTGAACTTTGGCATAAACAACTAGCGGATACGAAACATGCCCTGCAAAAAATAGAAGCAGGTACGTACGGCATTTGCGAAGTGTCTGGCGAAGAAATTCCATTTGAAAGATTGGAAGCAATGCCGACTGCTACAACATGCATCCAGCACGCGACAAATAAGTTAAATATGAATACACGACCAGTTGAAGAAGAAGTGTTATCCCCTTCTTTTCACAAGCATGATGAGGATCATTCTGTTGAGTACGATGCGGAAGATGCGTGGCAAGATGTCGCAAATTACGGAACGTCTGAAACACCGTCCGATTTAGAAAGACAAGATTCAAAAAACTATAATGGCATGTACGTGAATAGTGAAGAAAACGTAGGCTACGTGGAGGATTTTGAAAACTTTATCGGTACGGATATGTACGGGAAAAACCCACAAGTTTTCGCTACAGAAGAGCATGAAGAATATGAACAAATGCTTGATGATTTTGAAGAACGTACCTTCAAAGGTGAATTATCTTCAAATGAGTCGAGCTCCAAAGAATAA
- the cspD gene encoding cold-shock protein CspD codes for MQTGKVKWFNSEKGFGFIEVEGGDDVFVHFSAIQGDGFKTLEEGQEVSFEIVEGNRGPQAANVTKN; via the coding sequence ATGCAAACAGGTAAAGTTAAATGGTTTAACAGCGAAAAAGGTTTCGGTTTCATCGAAGTTGAAGGTGGAGACGATGTATTCGTTCACTTCTCAGCTATCCAAGGTGACGGATTCAAAACTTTAGAAGAAGGTCAAGAAGTTTCTTTCGAAATCGTTGAAGGTAACCGTGGACCACAAGCTGCTAACGTTACAAAAAACTAA
- a CDS encoding TIGR00266 family protein codes for MRAHEIEYKLYGDDMQFVEIELDPEESVIAEAGAMMMMEDYIEMETIFGDGSGPSGGLFGKLMGAGKRLVTGESMFMTVFTNTGHGKRHVSFAAPYPGKIIPVDLTEYQGKVVCQKDAFLCAAKGVSIGIEFTKKIGTGFFGGEGFIMQKLEGDGLAFMHAGGTVYKRELKPGEKLRIDTGCLVAMTKDVNYDVEFVGKVKTALFGGEGLFFATLEGPGTVWIQSLTLSRLAARLTSPAAQGSGEGSVLGGLGRLLDGKE; via the coding sequence ATGAGAGCACACGAAATCGAGTATAAGTTATACGGCGATGATATGCAGTTTGTTGAAATTGAGTTAGATCCAGAAGAAAGCGTGATCGCAGAAGCTGGCGCAATGATGATGATGGAAGATTACATAGAAATGGAAACAATCTTCGGTGATGGTTCTGGCCCATCTGGAGGTTTATTCGGAAAATTAATGGGCGCTGGTAAGCGTCTCGTTACAGGTGAAAGCATGTTTATGACTGTATTTACAAATACAGGTCACGGCAAGCGCCACGTATCATTTGCTGCCCCTTATCCAGGTAAAATTATTCCTGTAGATTTAACAGAATATCAAGGAAAAGTAGTTTGTCAAAAAGATGCATTTCTTTGTGCAGCAAAAGGCGTTTCTATCGGAATCGAGTTTACGAAAAAAATCGGAACTGGTTTCTTCGGCGGTGAAGGTTTCATCATGCAAAAACTCGAAGGTGATGGACTTGCTTTCATGCATGCAGGCGGAACTGTATATAAGCGTGAACTAAAACCTGGTGAAAAACTTCGCATCGATACAGGCTGTCTCGTTGCCATGACAAAAGACGTTAACTACGACGTCGAGTTCGTTGGAAAAGTAAAAACAGCTCTATTTGGCGGTGAGGGTTTATTCTTCGCAACGTTAGAAGGACCTGGAACAGTTTGGATTCAGTCCTTAACACTTAGCCGCTTAGCAGCACGCCTGACAAGCCCAGCAGCGCAAGGCAGCGGTGAAGGTAGTGTATTAGGTGGACTTGGTCGTTTATTAGATGGGAAAGAGTAA
- a CDS encoding lipase family protein, whose amino-acid sequence MRTPLSFDKETAILLASCCELTYEQYKQNGIFEIPDGFQYVQGFQGKAIQTTEWFGFILESEDTIIVAFRGTQTDPDWIIDSLVNQKPYPYALNGGNVHNGFLSIYESCRDSIMDMLVSLPAHKKLLATGHSLGGALATLHILDARINTAFAQYGLYTFASPKVGDIAFRNYYKLQVASSFRFVNLFDVVPLLPPRNINFNDHDWEYAHVHHNMTFTKNTKSITNNHSITTYKTCLTSHF is encoded by the coding sequence ATGCGTACTCCTTTATCCTTTGATAAAGAAACTGCCATACTGTTAGCTTCTTGTTGTGAGTTAACGTATGAACAATATAAACAAAATGGTATTTTCGAAATACCAGATGGTTTTCAATATGTACAAGGTTTTCAAGGAAAGGCCATTCAAACAACAGAATGGTTCGGATTTATATTAGAATCTGAGGATACAATTATCGTTGCCTTCAGAGGCACTCAAACAGATCCAGATTGGATTATTGATTCTCTCGTCAATCAAAAACCTTATCCTTATGCTTTAAATGGCGGAAATGTCCATAACGGTTTTCTCTCTATTTATGAGTCTTGTCGTGATTCTATTATGGATATGCTCGTATCATTGCCAGCACATAAAAAACTGCTAGCTACTGGGCATAGTCTAGGTGGCGCGCTTGCCACATTACACATATTAGATGCACGTATAAATACTGCCTTCGCACAGTATGGACTTTATACATTCGCTTCTCCAAAAGTAGGAGATATCGCTTTTCGAAATTATTATAAACTACAAGTAGCTAGTAGCTTTCGTTTCGTCAATTTGTTCGATGTCGTTCCACTTCTCCCTCCCCGAAATATAAATTTTAATGATCATGATTGGGAGTATGCACACGTCCATCACAACATGACATTTACAAAAAACACAAAATCCATTACAAATAATCATTCCATTACAACATACAAAACATGTCTGACTTCTCATTTTTAA
- the glgP gene encoding glycogen phosphorylase gives MFTHVESFKSTFLEKLETMYGKSFKDSTTRDQYNTLGHMVREYMNSQWIATNESYRSGEQKQMYYLSIEFLLGRLLGSNILNLGIRDVCEQGLSELGISLQELEEVEADAGLGNGGLGRLAACFLDSLASLNLPGHGCGIRYKHGLFDQKIVDGYQVEFPEQWLLHENVWEVRRHDQAVEVSYFGSVEPLEIDGRLEFRHTNAEVIMAVPYDVPVVGYETSTVNTLRLWNAEPVPFPQNCKDILKYKRETEAVSEFLYPDDTHDEGKILRLKQQYFLVSASLQNIVRMHRERYGDLRQLHEKIAIHINDTHPVLAIPELMRILLDEEKLAWEEAWHITTQTISYTNHTTLSEALEKWPIHIFKPLLPRIYMIIEEINERFCHELWEQYPYEWDRIEAMAIIAHDLVKMAHLAIVGSHSVNGVAKIHTEILKQREMRLFYEFYPDKFNNKTNGIAHRRWLMKANPQLTNLISEAIGTEWKKEPIKLQELQLVQYDASFQEKFAEVKQERKEILAERIHNTMGITIDPNSIFDVQVKRLHAYKRQLLNVLHILYLYNRLKEDASFTFYPRTFIFGAKASPGYYYAKKIIKLINELARKVNNDPYVSQYMKVIFLENYRVSLAEDIFPAADVSEQISTASKEASGTGNMKFMMNGAITLGTLDGANVEIKDRVGDDNCFIFGLTAEEVLHYYQNGGYRASDYYHHNGHIKKVVDQLTNGFFAQSGAEFEAIYDSLVIQNDEYFVLRDFGPYAERQEAVGRAYENRTKWLEMSILNIAQSGHFASDRTILQYSNEIWGIGNTVKQF, from the coding sequence ATGTTTACTCATGTTGAAAGTTTTAAATCAACTTTTCTAGAAAAGTTAGAGACGATGTATGGTAAAAGTTTTAAAGATTCTACAACTCGTGATCAATATAATACGCTCGGCCATATGGTACGTGAGTATATGAATAGTCAATGGATTGCAACGAACGAGAGTTATCGATCCGGAGAGCAAAAGCAAATGTATTACTTGTCTATTGAGTTTTTGCTTGGACGTTTGCTTGGAAGTAACATCTTGAATTTAGGTATTCGAGATGTATGCGAGCAGGGGTTATCTGAACTAGGGATTTCGTTACAAGAGTTAGAAGAAGTGGAAGCAGATGCAGGCCTTGGTAATGGTGGGCTTGGACGCTTAGCAGCCTGTTTTCTCGATTCACTTGCCTCTTTAAACTTGCCAGGACACGGCTGTGGAATTCGTTATAAACATGGTTTGTTTGATCAGAAAATTGTTGATGGTTATCAAGTTGAATTTCCAGAACAGTGGCTTCTTCATGAAAACGTATGGGAAGTAAGAAGGCATGATCAAGCTGTAGAAGTAAGTTATTTCGGCAGTGTTGAACCGCTAGAAATTGACGGGCGTTTAGAGTTTAGGCATACAAATGCAGAAGTCATTATGGCCGTGCCATATGATGTGCCGGTAGTTGGCTATGAGACGAGTACTGTAAATACACTTAGACTTTGGAATGCTGAACCAGTTCCTTTCCCGCAAAACTGCAAAGATATTTTGAAATATAAGCGCGAAACAGAGGCTGTATCGGAGTTTTTATATCCAGATGATACGCATGATGAGGGAAAAATACTTCGTTTAAAACAACAGTATTTCCTCGTATCAGCAAGTTTGCAAAATATCGTTCGAATGCATAGAGAAAGATATGGTGACCTTCGTCAACTACATGAAAAAATTGCGATCCATATTAACGATACACATCCAGTTTTAGCAATTCCGGAACTGATGCGTATTTTACTAGACGAAGAAAAGTTAGCATGGGAAGAAGCTTGGCACATAACGACGCAGACGATTTCTTATACGAATCATACAACGTTATCAGAAGCGCTCGAAAAGTGGCCAATTCACATTTTTAAACCGTTATTACCGAGAATTTATATGATTATTGAAGAGATTAATGAACGTTTCTGTCATGAACTTTGGGAACAGTATCCGTATGAGTGGGATCGTATTGAAGCAATGGCAATTATTGCACATGACCTTGTGAAAATGGCTCATTTAGCGATTGTCGGTAGCCATAGCGTAAATGGTGTAGCGAAAATTCATACGGAAATATTAAAGCAGCGGGAAATGCGATTGTTTTATGAATTTTATCCAGATAAGTTTAATAATAAGACGAATGGAATTGCTCATAGGCGCTGGCTTATGAAAGCAAATCCACAGTTAACAAATCTCATTTCAGAGGCGATTGGAACAGAGTGGAAGAAAGAACCGATTAAGCTTCAAGAGCTACAATTAGTTCAATATGATGCGAGTTTCCAAGAGAAATTTGCAGAGGTAAAACAAGAGCGTAAAGAGATTTTAGCGGAGCGTATTCATAATACAATGGGGATTACCATTGATCCAAATTCTATTTTTGATGTGCAAGTGAAAAGATTACATGCTTATAAACGACAATTATTAAATGTTCTGCATATTTTATATTTGTATAACCGTTTGAAAGAGGATGCTAGTTTTACATTTTATCCGCGTACTTTTATTTTTGGAGCGAAAGCATCACCTGGCTATTATTACGCGAAAAAAATTATTAAATTAATAAATGAACTCGCAAGAAAAGTAAATAATGACCCGTATGTCAGTCAATATATGAAAGTTATCTTTCTAGAAAACTATCGAGTTTCTTTAGCGGAAGATATATTCCCGGCAGCGGATGTAAGTGAACAAATTTCAACGGCGAGTAAAGAAGCATCGGGAACAGGTAATATGAAATTTATGATGAATGGTGCGATTACACTCGGAACGCTAGACGGTGCTAACGTTGAAATAAAAGACCGGGTCGGTGATGATAACTGTTTCATTTTCGGTTTAACGGCCGAAGAAGTTCTTCATTACTATCAAAATGGTGGATATCGTGCAAGTGATTATTATCATCACAATGGGCACATTAAAAAGGTAGTAGATCAGTTAACGAATGGTTTCTTTGCACAGTCGGGAGCCGAATTTGAAGCAATTTACGATTCTCTCGTTATTCAAAATGATGAATATTTTGTTCTGCGAGATTTTGGTCCATATGCTGAAAGACAAGAAGCTGTCGGTAGAGCTTATGAGAACCGAACGAAGTGGCTAGAAATGTCGATTTTAAATATTGCACAGTCTGGTCATTTTGCGAGCGATCGAACGATTTTGCAGTACAGTAATGAAATTTGGGGTATTGGTAATACAGTTAAACAGTTTTAA
- the glgA gene encoding glycogen synthase GlgA — MNILFAVSECVPFVKSGGLADVAGALPKELKKLGVDVRIILPNYSLIPPKLRDGCTLHKVINVPLGWRNQYCGILKGEQDGITYYLIDNEYYFKRDSLYGHYDDGERFSYFSKAVLECIPHLDFEVDVLHSHDWHTAMVNFLLREKYQDNPLYERIKTVYTIHNLQFQGVFPPEVMYDLLELGDEYFHSEQLEFYGNVNFMKGGIIASDQITAVSPTYKEEIQYEFFGEKLDGLLRKYNDKLSGIVNGIDTSVYNPETDSYIKAQYDADSLYEKSENKRALQRYFGLPEKEDTPIISMVTRLTKQKGLDLVRTVFHEIMEEDVQCIILGSGDSEYEQFFEWMAYEYPEKVKVYIGFNEELAHQVYAGSDLFLMPSLFEPCGLGQLIALAYGTIPIVRETGGLNDTVHSYDEETGEGNGFSFMNFNAHDMLHTIQRAIEFYHDKPVWEQLVKQAMTEDYSWEQSALAYKELYKSLME; from the coding sequence GTGAATATTTTATTTGCAGTATCAGAATGTGTACCATTTGTTAAATCGGGAGGCTTAGCTGATGTAGCAGGTGCGCTCCCAAAAGAGCTAAAAAAATTAGGGGTGGACGTTCGCATTATACTCCCGAATTATAGTCTTATTCCGCCAAAGTTAAGGGATGGATGTACGTTACATAAAGTAATTAATGTCCCGCTCGGGTGGAGAAATCAATATTGTGGAATTTTAAAAGGTGAGCAAGACGGAATTACGTATTACTTAATAGATAATGAATATTATTTTAAGAGAGATTCTCTGTATGGTCATTATGATGACGGAGAGCGTTTTTCTTATTTCTCAAAAGCGGTGTTAGAGTGTATTCCGCACCTTGATTTTGAAGTGGATGTTCTTCATAGCCACGATTGGCATACGGCTATGGTTAATTTCTTACTTCGTGAAAAGTATCAAGATAACCCGTTATATGAGCGTATTAAAACGGTATATACAATTCACAACTTGCAGTTCCAAGGAGTATTTCCTCCTGAAGTGATGTACGACTTGTTAGAGCTTGGTGATGAATATTTTCATAGTGAGCAGCTAGAGTTTTATGGGAATGTGAACTTTATGAAAGGCGGTATTATCGCTTCGGATCAAATTACAGCGGTGAGCCCGACGTATAAGGAAGAAATTCAATATGAATTTTTTGGTGAGAAGTTAGATGGATTACTGCGAAAATATAATGATAAGCTTAGCGGCATTGTAAATGGCATTGATACCAGCGTATATAATCCAGAAACGGATTCGTATATTAAGGCGCAGTATGATGCAGATTCATTATATGAAAAGAGTGAAAATAAACGCGCTTTGCAGCGTTATTTTGGTTTGCCAGAAAAAGAGGATACACCAATTATTTCAATGGTAACGAGATTAACGAAGCAAAAAGGTCTTGATTTAGTACGTACTGTATTCCACGAAATAATGGAAGAAGATGTACAATGTATTATTTTAGGTTCAGGTGATTCGGAATATGAGCAATTCTTTGAGTGGATGGCATATGAGTATCCGGAGAAGGTAAAAGTTTATATCGGATTTAATGAAGAATTAGCTCACCAAGTGTATGCGGGAAGCGATTTGTTTTTAATGCCATCACTGTTTGAACCGTGTGGACTTGGACAACTTATCGCATTAGCGTACGGTACGATTCCAATTGTAAGAGAAACAGGTGGATTAAACGATACGGTACATTCTTATGATGAAGAAACAGGCGAAGGAAATGGTTTCAGTTTCATGAACTTTAATGCACATGACATGCTGCATACGATTCAGCGTGCGATTGAATTCTATCACGATAAACCAGTGTGGGAGCAGCTTGTAAAACAAGCGATGACTGAAGATTATAGCTGGGAGCAATCGGCTCTTGCTTATAAGGAATTGTATAAAAGTCTCATGGAATAA
- the glgD gene encoding glucose-1-phosphate adenylyltransferase subunit GlgD, which translates to MGEKMLGIINATGSFPSLKKVTGHRSLAALPFGGRYRLIDFMLSNMVNSNIHSVAVFTSHKNRSLMDHVGSGKQWDLDRKRDGLFLFPPNCQCDQDEFGSFAHFRRHIDYFLRAREEYVVITNSHLVTALNFQAVLERHIHTAADITEVCHEGVSLQTYVLKKKLLLDLFESYKDLEQYSLFDVVREKRGKSLHIATYEHTGYVAIIDSIESYYKHSLEILQPAIWKQVFKKEAPIFTKVKDEPPTRYLKGAAVKNTMIANGSIIEGEVENSVISRSVKIGKGSIVRNSIIMQKSQIGDNCIIDGVIIDKDVKIGDGVVLKGNADEPYVVEKGSVQNSTINSYS; encoded by the coding sequence ATGGGAGAAAAAATGTTAGGAATTATTAATGCAACGGGAAGTTTTCCTTCCTTAAAGAAAGTAACAGGGCATCGTTCACTAGCGGCGTTACCGTTTGGGGGCCGTTATCGACTCATTGATTTCATGCTTTCAAATATGGTGAATTCTAATATTCATAGTGTGGCAGTTTTTACAAGTCATAAAAACCGCTCGTTAATGGACCATGTTGGTTCAGGAAAGCAGTGGGATTTAGATAGAAAAAGAGACGGACTGTTTTTATTCCCACCAAATTGCCAATGTGACCAAGATGAATTTGGATCTTTTGCACATTTTAGAAGACATATTGATTATTTTCTAAGAGCTAGAGAAGAATACGTCGTTATTACGAATAGCCATCTCGTAACAGCATTGAATTTCCAGGCGGTGTTAGAGCGACATATACATACGGCAGCTGATATTACGGAAGTTTGCCATGAAGGGGTTTCGCTTCAAACATACGTGTTAAAGAAAAAATTATTGTTAGATTTATTTGAGTCATATAAAGATTTGGAGCAATATAGCTTATTCGATGTGGTGAGAGAAAAGCGCGGAAAATCACTGCATATTGCTACTTATGAGCATACAGGATATGTAGCGATTATTGATTCGATTGAAAGTTACTATAAACATAGCTTAGAAATTTTGCAACCTGCTATTTGGAAGCAAGTATTTAAGAAAGAAGCACCGATCTTTACGAAAGTAAAAGATGAACCACCAACTCGTTACTTAAAAGGTGCAGCCGTGAAAAATACAATGATTGCAAACGGCAGTATTATTGAAGGCGAAGTAGAAAATAGTGTTATCTCCCGTTCTGTTAAAATTGGAAAAGGTTCCATTGTTCGTAACAGTATTATTATGCAAAAGAGCCAAATTGGAGATAACTGTATAATAGACGGTGTTATTATTGATAAAGACGTGAAAATTGGTGACGGTGTTGTACTAAAAGGAAACGCTGATGAGCCATACGTTGTAGAAAAAGGAAGCGTTCAAAACAGTACGATTAATAGTTATTCTTAA